In Planifilum fimeticola, one genomic interval encodes:
- a CDS encoding MFS transporter yields MSASDRTIQANFRLFYFLIFWALGGLSPLLSIYLKEEIRLSGSQIGTLVSIGPIVMVITQPIWGMICDWTGRARTVLVTALLATGGIGLGFLFIDEYIPLLAVAATLALFQGAIIPISDTLTVNYAMQHRLDYGSFRLWGAVGFAVAGFAMGWLAERFSLSVIFYGFALTLWLGAASARQMPGDRVSLQVDLRSGLNRLIRMPRFVLFLLATFMVFGPIFANNTYMGLLFQSSGATVAGVGLGFLLAAGSEVPFMKMAGAWIRRRGALTVTLFAAGISALRWVFYFFEPGILWLYLTSVVQGLSTGLFIPAALMYVRSLAPEEAKTTAVSLYTAAGIGLGNWFCTLMGGWILETFDIFTTYLFFGLLTGIGALILWIVLRLEERGTRGADPVKSGSTDTKKDLSQTRGKAFQ; encoded by the coding sequence ATGTCCGCAAGTGATCGGACCATCCAAGCCAACTTCCGTCTGTTTTATTTTCTGATCTTTTGGGCCCTCGGAGGGCTTTCCCCCCTCTTGAGCATTTATTTGAAGGAAGAGATCCGCCTGAGCGGGAGTCAGATCGGTACATTGGTGTCGATCGGCCCCATCGTCATGGTGATCACTCAGCCGATATGGGGGATGATCTGCGACTGGACCGGCCGTGCCCGCACGGTGCTGGTCACTGCCCTTTTGGCCACGGGAGGGATCGGCCTGGGCTTCCTGTTCATCGACGAATACATTCCCCTGCTGGCCGTCGCCGCCACCCTCGCCCTCTTCCAAGGCGCCATCATTCCCATATCGGACACCCTCACCGTCAATTACGCGATGCAACACCGCCTCGACTACGGCAGTTTCCGGCTGTGGGGAGCGGTCGGATTCGCCGTCGCCGGCTTCGCCATGGGGTGGCTCGCCGAGCGGTTCAGCCTCTCGGTCATCTTTTACGGCTTCGCCCTCACCCTGTGGCTGGGGGCTGCCTCGGCGCGACAGATGCCCGGAGATCGGGTCTCCTTGCAGGTGGATCTGCGGTCCGGGCTCAACCGTTTGATCCGGATGCCCCGTTTTGTCCTGTTTCTTTTGGCGACCTTCATGGTGTTCGGTCCGATTTTCGCCAACAACACCTACATGGGCCTCCTCTTCCAGTCTTCCGGAGCGACGGTGGCGGGGGTCGGGCTGGGATTCCTGCTGGCTGCGGGCAGCGAAGTTCCCTTTATGAAAATGGCGGGAGCGTGGATCCGCAGACGAGGAGCCCTTACGGTCACCCTGTTCGCCGCGGGGATATCGGCCCTCCGATGGGTGTTCTACTTCTTTGAACCGGGCATCCTGTGGCTCTACCTCACCAGCGTGGTTCAGGGATTGTCCACGGGGCTGTTCATCCCGGCCGCCCTGATGTATGTGCGAAGTTTGGCGCCGGAAGAGGCAAAAACCACCGCCGTCTCCCTCTACACGGCGGCGGGCATCGGCCTGGGCAACTGGTTTTGCACCCTGATGGGGGGATGGATCCTCGAAACCTTCGACATCTTCACCACTTACCTGTTTTTCGGGCTCTTGACGGGAATCGGGGCGTTGATCCTGTGGATCGTCCTCCGCCTGGAGGAACGGGGCACAAGAGGGGCGGATCCGGTAAAATCGGGAAGCACGGACACAAAAAAAGACCTCTCCCAAACCCGAGGAAAGGCCTTTCAGTGA
- a CDS encoding Hsp20/alpha crystallin family protein, translated as MSLVPYDPFRHMENWRQEVERWLSEQPFTGGLPALRTPRMDVYETEDEVIVSAELPGLEKKDDVQIDVDEDRLTISGSVQRTQEVQEERMHRRERYTGQFRRTVTLPSRVKSDQARATYRNGILEVRIPKDVTPNRRRVDVEFH; from the coding sequence ATGAGCCTCGTGCCTTACGATCCCTTTCGCCACATGGAGAACTGGCGTCAGGAGGTGGAGCGCTGGCTGAGTGAACAGCCCTTTACGGGTGGACTTCCCGCTTTGCGCACGCCCCGGATGGATGTGTACGAAACGGAGGATGAGGTGATCGTCTCCGCCGAACTGCCGGGGCTGGAGAAGAAGGATGACGTGCAGATCGACGTGGATGAGGACCGGTTGACCATCAGCGGCAGCGTGCAGCGGACCCAGGAAGTGCAGGAGGAGCGGATGCACCGGCGGGAGCGCTACACCGGCCAGTTTCGGCGGACGGTCACCCTGCCGTCTCGGGTGAAGTCGGACCAGGCGAGGGCGACGTACCGCAACGGAATCCTGGAGGTGCGCATCCCCAAGGATGTGACTCCCAACCGACGGAGAGTGGACGTCGAATTCCATTGA
- a CDS encoding type III pantothenate kinase has translation MDTLLVIDAGNTHIKWGIYEGPTLRFHWRTPTARTYPELEAALRRLLEHHPLHNQLDGAVISSVVPAVTPLLIDLCRRSLDCDPLVAGTDIETGVSFPYRPVNLGSDRIVNVVAGINLYGFPLIVVDLGTATTLDVVDEEGRFVGGVIFPGIQTAAEALIRRTALPRFTIERPDGIIGRSTVAGLQAGAIYGAAGQVDGLVRHIRREYPHPFRMVATGGFAPLIAPHAGSIHHVHPRLTLDGLRILWEKNRRGGTSR, from the coding sequence ATGGATACGCTGTTGGTCATCGATGCGGGAAACACCCACATCAAATGGGGAATTTACGAAGGTCCCACACTGAGATTCCACTGGCGCACCCCCACCGCCAGGACGTACCCCGAACTGGAGGCGGCCCTCCGCCGGCTCCTCGAGCATCATCCGCTCCACAACCAATTGGACGGAGCGGTGATCAGCTCCGTGGTCCCGGCAGTGACTCCGCTATTGATCGACCTGTGCCGGAGATCCTTGGATTGCGATCCGCTTGTAGCCGGCACCGATATCGAAACGGGGGTCTCCTTCCCCTATCGTCCCGTGAATTTGGGATCCGACCGGATCGTCAATGTGGTGGCCGGGATCAACCTGTACGGCTTCCCTCTGATTGTCGTCGATTTGGGAACCGCGACAACCCTCGACGTGGTCGACGAAGAGGGGCGATTCGTGGGGGGAGTGATTTTTCCCGGCATCCAAACGGCAGCGGAGGCCCTCATCCGCCGTACCGCCTTGCCTCGCTTCACCATCGAACGCCCGGATGGCATCATCGGAAGAAGCACCGTCGCGGGACTGCAGGCGGGGGCCATCTACGGAGCGGCGGGTCAGGTTGACGGACTCGTCCGGCACATCCGCCGGGAGTACCCCCACCCTTTCCGGATGGTGGCGACGGGAGGGTTCGCCCCTCTGATCGCACCCCACGCCGGGTCCATCCATCATGTCCATCCACGGCTCACCCTGGACGGGCTGCGCATCCTGTGGGAAAAGAACCGGAGGGGCGGCACTTCCCGTTAA
- a CDS encoding spore coat protein GerQ: protein MYWSYPYYGPAGIYGTTSAGISQRETERRFSEEFLQANVGKVVTVYLTFENNPRWPAKSVTGTLRNVGRDYFVIRDRQTGKDNMFLNINVDYFVFETQPATLLGEER, encoded by the coding sequence ATGTACTGGTCCTATCCCTACTACGGACCTGCCGGGATTTACGGCACAACAAGTGCGGGAATCTCCCAACGCGAGACGGAACGGAGGTTCAGCGAAGAGTTTCTGCAGGCCAACGTGGGCAAGGTGGTCACCGTTTACCTCACCTTTGAGAACAACCCTCGGTGGCCTGCGAAGTCGGTGACCGGAACCCTGAGGAATGTGGGCAGGGACTATTTCGTGATCCGGGACCGTCAGACCGGCAAGGACAACATGTTTTTGAACATCAATGTGGACTATTTCGTCTTCGAAACCCAGCCCGCCACTCTTCTGGGGGAAGAGCGGTGA
- a CDS encoding cell wall hydrolase has protein sequence MAVVRTNSEEIKLLARLMRAEAEGDGQLGMLMVGNVGVNRVIADCLDFKPIRTIQQMVFQSPGGFEAVQKSYFYQRAREQDIRLAQRAVNGERHHPASNALWFFRPAGACPPTWFNQTHSGRYKSHCFYIPDYAACPRVYSLGG, from the coding sequence ATGGCCGTGGTGCGGACAAACAGCGAGGAGATCAAACTGTTGGCCCGGCTGATGCGGGCCGAGGCCGAAGGGGACGGCCAGCTGGGCATGTTGATGGTGGGCAACGTCGGAGTGAACCGGGTGATCGCCGATTGTCTCGACTTCAAGCCGATTCGCACGATCCAACAGATGGTGTTCCAGTCGCCGGGAGGGTTTGAGGCGGTGCAAAAGTCATACTTTTATCAGCGGGCTCGAGAGCAGGATATCCGTTTGGCGCAGAGAGCGGTGAACGGGGAGCGTCACCATCCCGCCTCCAACGCCCTGTGGTTTTTCCGGCCGGCGGGGGCGTGTCCGCCCACCTGGTTCAACCAGACCCACAGCGGGCGGTATAAGAGCCATTGTTTTTACATTCCCGATTATGCCGCCTGTCCGAGAGTCTACTCGTTAGGAGGGTGA
- a CDS encoding acyl-CoA synthetase: MEIIHRNAVADLIRRAARRHPDKVALIFGDRQWTYRRLDEASNRLARHLIDAGLKKGERVAAFGRNSDAYVLLWLATAKAGLVHVPVNFTLAGEELTYILTQSGSRALFHDPDLADKVDAVKGDIDVEIFGTLRNGREFDVLLRAEEGDARPPEVEVRDTDLVQLLYTSGTTSAPKGAMMTHRALVHEYISCITALDFSPADRPLHALPLYHSAQMHVFLMPYLMLGATNRLLEVPNAGEVLRIIAEERIDSFFAPPTFWIGLLNHPDFDRLDLTSLTKGYYGASIMPVPVLKKLKQALPQLSVYNCFGQSEIAPLATVLRPEEHEARPDSAGKPVLFVEMRVVDDNMEDVAPGEIGEVVYRSPQLCTGYWDKPEETAEAFAGGWFHSGDLARIDEEGYITIVDRKKDVINTGGVLVASREVEDAIYSHPAVKEVAVVATPDPKWIEAVTAIVVLKDDARASEEEIIRWSKERLAPFKVPKKVHFVDDLPRNASGKILKRKLREQFSKTGA; this comes from the coding sequence GTGGAAATCATCCATCGGAACGCCGTGGCCGATCTGATCCGCCGCGCCGCTCGCCGCCACCCCGACAAGGTCGCCCTCATCTTCGGGGACCGCCAGTGGACATACCGCCGCCTGGATGAAGCCAGCAACCGGTTGGCCCGCCATCTGATCGACGCAGGGCTGAAGAAAGGGGAGCGGGTCGCAGCCTTCGGCCGGAACTCCGACGCCTATGTGCTGCTGTGGTTGGCCACCGCCAAGGCGGGGCTGGTGCACGTTCCGGTCAATTTCACCCTGGCCGGGGAAGAGCTCACCTACATCCTGACCCAGTCGGGCAGCCGGGCCCTCTTCCACGACCCGGACCTGGCGGACAAGGTGGATGCGGTGAAGGGCGACATCGACGTCGAAATCTTCGGCACGCTCCGGAACGGCCGGGAATTCGACGTGTTGCTTCGGGCCGAAGAAGGAGATGCCCGTCCTCCGGAGGTGGAGGTGCGGGACACGGATTTGGTCCAGCTGCTCTACACCTCCGGCACCACGTCCGCCCCAAAGGGAGCGATGATGACCCACCGGGCCCTGGTGCACGAATACATCAGCTGCATCACCGCCCTGGATTTTTCGCCGGCCGACCGCCCGCTCCACGCCCTTCCCCTCTACCATTCGGCGCAGATGCACGTGTTTCTGATGCCCTACCTGATGCTGGGGGCGACCAACCGCCTGTTGGAGGTTCCCAATGCCGGGGAGGTGCTCCGGATCATCGCGGAGGAGAGAATCGACAGCTTTTTCGCTCCCCCGACGTTCTGGATCGGCCTCCTCAACCATCCCGATTTCGACCGGCTGGATCTGACCAGCCTGACGAAGGGATATTACGGCGCCTCCATCATGCCCGTACCCGTCTTGAAAAAACTGAAGCAGGCCCTGCCGCAGCTGAGCGTCTACAACTGCTTCGGCCAATCGGAGATCGCACCTCTCGCCACGGTCCTTCGCCCGGAGGAGCACGAAGCTCGCCCCGATTCGGCGGGAAAACCGGTCCTCTTCGTGGAGATGCGCGTGGTCGACGACAACATGGAAGACGTCGCACCCGGAGAAATCGGCGAGGTGGTTTACCGCTCCCCGCAGTTGTGCACCGGCTACTGGGACAAGCCGGAGGAGACGGCGGAAGCCTTTGCGGGAGGCTGGTTCCACTCGGGAGACTTGGCCCGGATCGATGAAGAGGGGTACATCACCATCGTGGACCGCAAGAAGGATGTGATCAACACCGGCGGAGTGCTGGTCGCCTCGCGGGAGGTGGAGGACGCCATCTACTCGCACCCCGCGGTCAAGGAGGTGGCCGTCGTCGCCACGCCCGATCCCAAATGGATCGAAGCGGTGACCGCCATCGTCGTGCTCAAGGATGACGCCCGGGCGAGCGAGGAGGAGATCATCCGGTGGTCCAAGGAGCGCCTGGCCCCCTTCAAGGTGCCGAAAAAGGTGCACTTCGTCGATGACCTGCCCCGCAACGCCTCCGGCAAGATCCTGAAGCGGAAGCTCCGGGAACAGTTTTCCAAAACCGGTGCGTAG
- a CDS encoding FixH family protein, whose amino-acid sequence MQRIRMPALLMIAVLAFAAAACGTSPDSENPQQNGSAPEHQDGHSEHSEEHAPSAPKVKLDLPEDAKAGEEVSIQITVTHEGEPVNDADEVQFEIWKKGAPKDDHEMMDAEKTGDGVYSVKKTFREPGEYKVMYHVTARGSHVMEPADTLVVQ is encoded by the coding sequence GTGCAACGGATTCGAATGCCGGCCTTGTTGATGATCGCCGTCCTCGCCTTCGCGGCGGCCGCCTGCGGGACCTCTCCGGACAGCGAAAACCCTCAGCAAAACGGCTCCGCTCCGGAACACCAGGACGGCCATTCCGAACACTCGGAAGAGCACGCGCCCTCCGCTCCGAAGGTGAAGCTGGATCTGCCCGAGGACGCGAAAGCCGGAGAGGAAGTCTCCATTCAAATCACCGTCACCCATGAGGGGGAACCGGTCAACGACGCCGACGAGGTGCAGTTTGAAATCTGGAAAAAGGGAGCCCCCAAGGACGATCACGAAATGATGGACGCGGAAAAGACGGGAGACGGTGTGTACTCCGTCAAAAAGACCTTCCGGGAACCTGGAGAGTACAAGGTGATGTATCACGTGACGGCGAGGGGAAGTCATGTGATGGAACCCGCCGACACCTTGGTCGTTCAATGA
- a CDS encoding YtoQ family protein yields MELIVYLAGQIHDDWRDRLRRTARERGLPLIFVGPQENHDRSDAIGEIIKGEQPNAVYRDQAASEFNNLRTRIWMQKADVIIALFGEKYRQWNTAMDAALAIQSGKPLILVRPETLHHPLKELAQRAQVVVETPEQALEALAYVLE; encoded by the coding sequence GTGGAACTGATCGTCTACCTGGCGGGCCAGATTCACGACGACTGGCGGGACCGCCTGCGCCGGACGGCCCGAGAGCGGGGACTTCCCCTCATCTTCGTCGGTCCCCAGGAAAATCACGACCGCTCCGATGCGATCGGAGAAATCATCAAGGGAGAGCAGCCGAACGCCGTATACCGCGACCAGGCGGCCTCGGAGTTCAACAACCTGCGCACCCGGATCTGGATGCAGAAGGCGGACGTGATCATCGCCCTCTTCGGCGAAAAGTACCGGCAGTGGAACACGGCGATGGATGCGGCCCTCGCCATCCAGTCGGGAAAACCCTTGATCCTCGTCCGTCCGGAAACCCTGCACCATCCCCTGAAAGAATTGGCCCAGCGGGCTCAGGTGGTGGTGGAAACTCCCGAGCAGGCTCTGGAGGCCTTGGCCTATGTCTTGGAGTAA
- a CDS encoding glycine betaine ABC transporter substrate-binding protein → MSEAKQYVIFVVIAALVLGFDMWGGIEGEQAEEKGQIKIAHNNYVENIAVSHLWKQILEEKGYRVELVQTEKAPLWAGLAGGSADMAVEVWLPHTDKAYYEKYKDQVELHQPWYEGTALGLVVPEYVEEVETISDLNKHKELFRRGDQPAIVGIDSGASLMMLTEKAIQTYSLDYELIESSEPVMLSELDKAYKKKEPVVVTLWNPHWVFNKYKLKYLKDPEKVYGEPDTIYYVTRKGFKQEHPEVIKWMNRWEMDDNTLGELMKNMEDTDNPEQAVRQWLEKHRDLVNEWVE, encoded by the coding sequence ATGAGTGAAGCAAAACAATATGTCATCTTCGTGGTCATCGCCGCCCTCGTATTGGGGTTCGATATGTGGGGCGGAATTGAAGGCGAGCAGGCGGAAGAAAAAGGGCAGATCAAAATCGCCCACAACAACTATGTGGAGAACATCGCGGTCTCCCATCTTTGGAAACAGATCCTGGAGGAAAAAGGGTATCGCGTGGAACTGGTGCAGACGGAGAAAGCTCCCCTGTGGGCCGGCTTGGCCGGGGGAAGCGCCGACATGGCGGTCGAAGTGTGGTTGCCCCATACCGACAAGGCCTATTACGAGAAATACAAAGACCAGGTGGAACTCCATCAACCCTGGTATGAAGGAACGGCCCTCGGGTTGGTGGTGCCGGAATATGTGGAGGAAGTGGAGACAATCTCCGACCTGAACAAGCACAAGGAACTGTTCCGACGGGGGGACCAGCCGGCCATCGTCGGAATCGACTCAGGTGCCAGCCTGATGATGCTGACGGAGAAGGCGATCCAAACCTATTCGCTGGACTATGAGCTGATCGAGAGTTCCGAGCCGGTCATGCTGAGTGAATTGGATAAGGCCTACAAGAAAAAGGAACCGGTAGTGGTCACCCTGTGGAACCCCCACTGGGTGTTCAACAAGTACAAACTGAAATACCTGAAGGATCCCGAGAAGGTGTATGGCGAACCCGACACGATCTACTACGTGACCCGGAAAGGATTTAAACAGGAACATCCGGAAGTGATCAAGTGGATGAATCGGTGGGAAATGGACGATAACACCCTCGGCGAGCTGATGAAAAACATGGAGGATACGGACAACCCCGAACAGGCCGTCCGACAATGGTTGGAAAAACACCGGGACCTGGTGAACGAGTGGGTTGAATGA